Proteins encoded within one genomic window of Oryza glaberrima chromosome 12, OglaRS2, whole genome shotgun sequence:
- the LOC127756614 gene encoding 5'-adenylylsulfate reductase-like 6 encodes MAARLLAPLLLLLLAPLPPPAAAAEPEEARCPRERLPPFVAAAAAALRPSCRASAERCPAEEINGEELVKELSGKEECTAVLFYASWCPFSQRMRPVFDDLSSMFPRIKHLAVEQTNAMPAVLSRYGVRSFPSILIACGPYAYWPVGSKELDSLVNVYTAVTGQEPIAYLGPRKWSAARTGSTQHVKLWKSSIIEALKSEPYLAFSILFICLKILVAFFPKFFACIKGIWVQYFRHANLGILAKLTQLLECVPHAVDLRKIWSKCRLMGGAMNSRVWASSLASMSFGERSSPRAAVLD; translated from the exons atggccgcccgcctcctcgcccctctcctcctcctcctcctcgctcctttgccgcctcccgcggcggcggcggagccggaggaggcgcGGTGCccgagggagcggctgccgccgttcgtcgcagccgccgccgccgcgctccggccGTCCTGCCGCGCGTCGGCGGAGCGGTGCCCCGCCGAGGAG ATTAATGGGGAGGAACTTGTGAAGGAGTTGAGTGGCAAGGAAGAATGCACCGCCGTGCTCTTCTATGCATCGTGGTGCCCCTTCTCACAAAGAATGAGGCCAGTCTTCGATGATCTTAGCTCAATGTTTCCACGGATTAAGCACTTGGCTGTGGAACAAACCAATGCCATGCCAGC TGTTTTATCAAGATATGGTGTCCGTAGCTTTCCTTCTATACTCATAGCTTGTGGACCATATGCATACTGGCCTGTTGGTTCTAAGGAGCTTGACTCGCTGGTTAATGTTTACACTGCTGTAACTG GTCAAGAACCAATTGCATATCTTGGTCCAAGGAAATGGAGCGCAGCTCGAACTGGAAGCACACAGCATGTGAAGCTTTGGAAAAGCTCAATTATTGAAGCTTTGAAGAGTGAGCCCTACCTAGCATTCAGCATCCTATTTATTTGCCTGAAGATACTGGTAGCCTTCTTCCCAAAGTTCTTCGCCTGCATCAAAGGAATCTGGGTCCAATACTTCCGGCATGCCAACCTTGGCATCCTTGCCAAACTGACCCAGCTGCTCGAATGCGTGCCGCATGCTGTAGACCTGAGGAAGATCTGGAGCAAATGCAGGCTCATGGGTGGAGCTATGAACAGCAGGGTGTGGGCATCATCTCTCGCTTCTATGTCGTTCGGCGAGCGATCTTCTCCCCGAGCTGCTGTTTTGGATTAA